The following coding sequences are from one Formosa haliotis window:
- a CDS encoding RNA polymerase sigma factor gives MNDKHILELFKTGQREKAFSKLYGLYPKIEALILSKGGQKQDASDVFQEALIILNRNLEKSDFKLTSSFYTYLYSVSRFIWKDTQKKLTKNTLQNFNTAELELAHSVLEEQKYQCAERAFLELGERCQQLLQLFYNKAMSFKEIAHVMQFKSEKIAKNQKYKCLTKAKDIYRTSQSPQS, from the coding sequence ATGAACGACAAGCACATATTAGAACTTTTTAAAACCGGTCAGCGAGAAAAAGCCTTTAGCAAGTTATATGGGTTATACCCAAAAATAGAGGCTTTAATTCTATCTAAAGGCGGTCAGAAACAAGACGCTTCCGATGTGTTTCAAGAAGCACTCATTATCTTAAACCGAAATCTCGAAAAGTCAGATTTTAAACTTACATCTTCTTTTTATACCTATTTATACTCTGTCTCTCGTTTTATTTGGAAAGACACCCAGAAAAAATTAACTAAAAACACTTTACAAAATTTTAATACAGCCGAACTAGAACTTGCTCATAGTGTTTTAGAAGAACAAAAATACCAATGCGCCGAGCGTGCATTCCTCGAATTAGGGGAACGATGTCAACAACTTTTACAACTGTTTTACAACAAAGCCATGTCTTTTAAAGAGATTGCTCATGTTATGCAATTTAAATCAGAAAAAATTGCAAAAAACCAGAAGTATAAGTGCTTAACCAAAGCCAAAGACATCTACAGAACTAGTCAATCTCCTCAATCTTAA
- a CDS encoding dipeptidase produces MKNTTQYIQENKERFLNELIELLKIPSVSADSAYKNDVLKTAEVVKTRLEEAGCEHVEICKTEGHPIVYGEKIIDKSLPTVLVYGHYDVQPADPIELWTSPPFEPVIKNTEKHPDGAIFARGACDDKGQMYMHVKALEFMTRTNQLPCNVKFMIEGEEEVGSVNLSSFVKNNHEKLKNDVILISDTGMIAKDVPSITTGLRGLSYVEVEVTGPNRDLHSGLYGGAVANPINVLTKMIASLHDENNHITIPGFYDKVEELSQAERAEMAKAPFNLEDYKKSLDIDAVYGEAGYTTNERNSIRPTLDVNGIWGGYIGEGAKTVIASKAFAKISMRLVPNQDWKEITELFQKHFESIAPEAVTVKVKPHHGGQGYVTPIDSIGYQAASKAYTETFGKKPVPQRSGGSIPIVSLFEQELQSKTILMGFGLDSDAIHSPNEHFGIWNYLKGIETIPQFFKYFTELSK; encoded by the coding sequence ATGAAAAATACAACACAATATATTCAAGAAAATAAAGAACGATTCCTAAACGAGCTTATAGAGCTTTTAAAGATACCTTCTGTAAGTGCCGACTCTGCCTACAAAAACGATGTTTTAAAAACAGCCGAAGTTGTAAAAACAAGATTAGAAGAGGCCGGATGCGAGCATGTTGAAATTTGTAAAACCGAAGGTCACCCAATTGTTTATGGCGAAAAAATAATCGATAAATCACTTCCAACAGTCCTCGTTTATGGACATTACGATGTGCAACCCGCAGATCCTATCGAACTTTGGACCTCTCCACCCTTCGAACCGGTTATAAAAAACACCGAAAAACATCCAGACGGAGCTATTTTTGCTCGTGGTGCGTGCGACGATAAAGGGCAAATGTACATGCATGTAAAAGCTTTAGAGTTTATGACACGCACAAACCAACTACCATGTAATGTAAAATTCATGATAGAGGGCGAAGAGGAAGTAGGTAGTGTAAACCTTTCATCTTTTGTAAAAAATAATCACGAGAAATTAAAAAATGATGTAATTCTTATTTCAGACACTGGAATGATTGCTAAAGATGTGCCTTCAATTACTACAGGATTACGCGGATTGAGTTATGTAGAGGTTGAGGTTACTGGCCCAAATCGCGATTTGCACTCTGGACTTTACGGGGGTGCAGTGGCCAATCCTATTAATGTTTTAACAAAAATGATTGCCTCACTTCACGACGAAAATAACCATATTACCATTCCGGGCTTTTACGATAAAGTCGAAGAACTTTCTCAAGCCGAACGTGCCGAAATGGCAAAAGCACCATTTAATTTAGAAGATTATAAAAAATCTTTAGATATAGATGCGGTTTATGGAGAAGCGGGATACACCACAAACGAGCGTAACTCTATACGTCCAACTTTAGATGTAAACGGAATTTGGGGCGGGTACATTGGCGAAGGTGCAAAAACAGTTATTGCGAGTAAGGCATTTGCCAAAATATCGATGCGCTTAGTGCCAAATCAAGATTGGAAAGAAATTACAGAATTATTCCAAAAGCATTTCGAAAGTATCGCTCCAGAAGCAGTTACCGTAAAAGTAAAACCACATCATGGCGGACAAGGTTATGTAACGCCAATCGATAGTATTGGGTATCAGGCGGCCTCTAAAGCCTATACCGAAACTTTTGGTAAAAAACCAGTCCCACAACGTAGCGGTGGTAGTATTCCAATAGTGTCGCTTTTCGAGCAAGAATTACAAAGTAAAACCATTTTAATGGGCTTTGGTTTAGATAGTGATGCAATCCACTCGCCAAACGAACATTTCGGAATTTGGAATTACCTAAAAGGTATCGAGACTATTCCACAATTCTTTAAATATTTTACAGAATTATCTAAGTAG
- the tyrS gene encoding tyrosine--tRNA ligase — protein MTENFVEELTWRGLVHDIMPGTEEQLKKEMTTAYIGFDPTSDSLHIGSLVPIIILVHLEKAGHKPMALVGGATGMIGDPSGKSDERNLLDEAALAKNVAGIKRVLSRFLNFDSTAKNAPVLVNNYDWMKDFSFIDFARDVGKRITVNYMMAKDSVKKRFSGEEGSVGMSFTEFTYQLIQGYDFYHLHKTYNCLLQMGGSDQWGNITTGTELVRRMNPGVEAKAYALTCPLITKADGSKFGKSEGGNVWLDADKTSVYKFYQFWLNSTDEDAEKYIKIFTFLDKATIEALIVEHKETPHLRLLQKKLAEELTTFVHSKEEFENAEKASNILFSKSFKNDIKTLDEKTFLDVFEGVPMAEISKADLEDIDMIAVLAAKTNFLASNSEARRALKENAVAVNKEKVKEDYKISADDLINERYIIINKGKRNTYIVKVV, from the coding sequence ATGACTGAAAATTTTGTAGAAGAATTAACCTGGAGAGGTCTAGTTCATGATATCATGCCTGGAACAGAAGAACAATTAAAGAAAGAAATGACGACGGCTTATATTGGCTTCGATCCCACTTCAGACTCTTTACATATTGGAAGTTTAGTGCCTATAATTATCTTGGTGCATTTAGAGAAGGCCGGACATAAACCAATGGCTTTAGTTGGTGGTGCAACAGGAATGATTGGAGATCCTTCAGGGAAAAGCGATGAGCGTAACTTGTTAGACGAAGCGGCATTGGCAAAAAATGTAGCTGGAATAAAAAGAGTGTTATCTCGTTTTTTAAATTTCGATTCCACAGCTAAGAACGCCCCTGTTTTAGTGAATAATTACGATTGGATGAAAGATTTTTCATTTATCGATTTCGCTCGAGATGTGGGTAAGCGTATTACTGTAAATTATATGATGGCTAAAGACTCTGTAAAGAAACGTTTTTCTGGAGAAGAAGGTAGTGTCGGCATGTCGTTTACAGAATTTACATACCAATTAATTCAGGGTTACGATTTCTATCATTTACATAAAACATACAACTGTTTACTGCAAATGGGAGGGAGCGACCAATGGGGAAATATTACTACAGGAACCGAGCTTGTAAGACGTATGAATCCGGGGGTTGAAGCAAAAGCTTATGCCTTAACTTGTCCGTTAATTACAAAAGCCGATGGCTCTAAATTTGGTAAAAGTGAAGGTGGAAATGTGTGGTTAGATGCAGACAAAACTTCGGTATATAAATTCTATCAATTTTGGTTAAACTCTACCGATGAAGATGCAGAGAAGTATATTAAAATATTTACATTTTTAGATAAAGCAACAATTGAGGCCTTGATAGTAGAACATAAAGAAACGCCTCATTTAAGATTGTTGCAAAAGAAATTGGCAGAAGAGTTAACAACTTTTGTACATTCTAAAGAAGAATTTGAAAATGCTGAGAAAGCGTCAAATATTTTGTTTTCTAAATCTTTTAAAAATGATATTAAAACACTTGACGAGAAAACGTTTTTAGATGTTTTTGAAGGCGTGCCAATGGCAGAAATTTCTAAGGCCGATTTGGAAGATATAGATATGATTGCTGTACTTGCAGCTAAAACAAACTTTTTAGCATCTAACAGTGAGGCTAGACGCGCATTAAAAGAGAATGCAGTTGCTGTAAATAAAGAAAAAGTAAAAGAAGATTATAAAATTAGCGCCGACGATTTAATTAACGAGCGTTATATTATTATAAATAAAGGAAAACGCAACACCTATATTGTAAAGGTGGTTTAA
- a CDS encoding NAD-dependent epimerase/dehydratase family protein — MILVTGGTGLVGSHLLYKLASNNKKVRAIYRSEQKLDIVKRVFSYYSNTPDTLFNTIEWVKADLLNIPELNEAFSAITHVYHCAAFVSFEPDKYTLLKRTNIKGTANIVNLCLTHNIEKLCYVSSIAALGKSLTNAPITEETHWNPEDDNNVYAITKYGAEMEVWRGTQEGLDAVVVNPGVILGGGIWSHGSGSLFKRVNNHLKYYTTGVTGFVDVRDVVNIMVALMDSDIKNDGFIVVAENWNYKRFLQTLAKALGVVAPKKEIKNWQAEIGWRLDWLRNKLTGSRRVLSKQLAQTINSESIYSNEKITTALHYKWIDLEDSISNTARQFMADNSE, encoded by the coding sequence ATGATTTTAGTTACAGGAGGCACAGGTTTGGTTGGATCGCATTTACTATATAAACTGGCGAGCAACAATAAAAAGGTTAGAGCAATATATAGGTCTGAACAAAAACTTGATATTGTAAAGCGCGTGTTTTCGTATTATTCCAATACGCCCGACACCCTTTTTAATACTATAGAATGGGTTAAAGCCGATCTTTTAAACATTCCAGAATTAAACGAAGCATTCAGTGCCATTACACATGTTTATCATTGTGCTGCATTCGTGTCCTTCGAACCAGATAAATATACCTTGCTTAAACGCACTAATATAAAGGGTACTGCTAATATTGTTAATTTATGTTTAACTCATAATATTGAAAAACTCTGTTATGTAAGCTCGATTGCGGCTTTAGGAAAATCGCTTACAAATGCTCCGATTACAGAAGAAACGCATTGGAACCCGGAAGATGACAACAATGTATACGCCATAACAAAATACGGAGCAGAAATGGAAGTTTGGCGAGGCACCCAAGAAGGTTTAGATGCCGTAGTTGTAAACCCCGGCGTAATCTTAGGCGGCGGTATTTGGAGCCACGGTAGTGGTAGTTTATTTAAACGAGTAAATAACCATTTAAAATATTACACCACTGGCGTTACAGGTTTTGTCGATGTTAGAGATGTCGTTAATATTATGGTCGCTTTAATGGATAGCGACATTAAAAACGATGGCTTTATTGTGGTTGCCGAAAACTGGAACTACAAACGTTTTTTACAAACCCTAGCCAAAGCACTCGGCGTTGTTGCCCCTAAAAAAGAAATTAAAAATTGGCAAGCAGAAATAGGCTGGAGGTTAGACTGGTTGCGCAATAAACTTACCGGTAGCAGACGTGTATTAAGTAAACAATTAGCACAAACAATAAATTCTGAATCTATTTATAGTAACGAAAAAATCACCACCGCACTACATTATAAATGGATTGATTTAGAAGATAGCATAAGTAATACAGCACGTCAATTTATGGCCGATAATAGTGAATAG
- a CDS encoding DUF4296 domain-containing protein, with amino-acid sequence MKQVILGLCLLLISASCHQVKRPEKPKNLIPKAEMVNIIIDINLLSASKGIDRNALESHGVTVQNYIYDKYNIDSLQLAKSNEYYAYDIDEFEALYVKVEDSLTRLKDKFEKEKEELREKKRISDSLKKEQISGTKLKPMEAGKDANDLIPDLKEKAE; translated from the coding sequence ATGAAGCAAGTAATCCTAGGGCTATGTCTTTTGCTTATTTCGGCATCTTGTCATCAGGTAAAGCGACCAGAAAAACCGAAAAACCTGATTCCTAAAGCCGAAATGGTAAATATTATTATCGATATCAACTTGTTATCGGCAAGTAAAGGTATCGATAGGAATGCTTTAGAATCTCACGGGGTAACGGTACAGAATTATATCTACGATAAGTATAATATTGATAGCTTACAATTGGCAAAAAGCAATGAATATTATGCGTATGATATTGATGAATTTGAGGCTTTATATGTAAAAGTTGAAGATAGTTTAACACGGCTTAAGGATAAATTCGAAAAGGAAAAAGAAGAGCTTAGAGAAAAAAAACGCATTAGCGATTCTCTAAAGAAAGAACAGATTAGCGGCACCAAGTTAAAACCCATGGAAGCGGGTAAAGATGCGAATGATCTAATCCCCGATTTAAAAGAAAAAGCAGAGTAG
- a CDS encoding dihydroorotase, with protein sequence MQPKQVLIKNAKIVNEGEIFEGDILIEGEFIKEVGESISAKSSEVQVFDAEGKYVLPGVIDDQVHFREPGLTEKANIETESRAAIAGGITSFIEMPNTNPQTTTIEKLEEKFDIAAKTSYANYSFMFGGTNDNLEEILKVDVKTVAALKLFLGSSTGNMLVDDPKTLEEIFSKVNMLIAVHCEDEGTIRKNFETYKAKYGDDISIKYHPEIRSEEACYLSSSKAIALAKKTGARLHVFHLSTGKETKLFSNKIPLKDKKITAEVCIHHLWFTDQDYDKKGTFIKWNPAVKTEKDRDQLWDALLDDRIDVVATDHAPHTLEEKQNVYTQAPSGGPLVQHALPAMLEMHHRGRISIEKVVEKMCHNPAILFKVEKRGFIKVGHYADLVLVDLNNPWTVTKENILYKCQWSPFEGTTFKSRVTHTFLNGELVYQNFKFNNVKAAKRLTFNR encoded by the coding sequence ATGCAACCAAAACAAGTACTTATTAAAAATGCCAAGATTGTAAATGAAGGGGAAATTTTTGAAGGTGATATTTTAATTGAAGGCGAATTTATTAAAGAAGTAGGAGAATCTATAAGCGCAAAGTCTTCAGAAGTACAAGTTTTTGATGCAGAAGGTAAGTATGTTTTACCTGGTGTAATAGACGATCAAGTACATTTTAGAGAACCTGGATTAACAGAAAAAGCAAATATAGAAACCGAATCTAGAGCGGCCATTGCTGGAGGTATAACGTCGTTTATAGAAATGCCAAATACAAATCCGCAAACTACAACCATAGAAAAATTAGAAGAGAAATTTGATATTGCAGCAAAGACCTCGTATGCTAATTACTCGTTTATGTTTGGTGGTACGAACGATAATTTAGAAGAAATTTTAAAAGTCGATGTAAAAACGGTTGCAGCTTTAAAATTGTTTTTAGGTTCTTCTACAGGAAATATGCTTGTTGACGATCCTAAAACTTTAGAAGAAATATTTTCTAAAGTCAACATGTTAATAGCTGTACATTGTGAAGATGAAGGGACTATAAGAAAAAATTTCGAAACGTATAAAGCGAAGTATGGCGATGATATTTCTATTAAATATCACCCAGAAATTCGTAGTGAAGAAGCTTGTTATTTGTCGTCATCAAAAGCAATTGCTTTGGCTAAGAAAACAGGAGCAAGGTTACATGTGTTTCACTTATCTACCGGAAAAGAAACCAAGTTATTTTCGAATAAAATTCCGTTAAAGGATAAGAAAATCACGGCCGAGGTTTGTATTCACCATTTATGGTTTACCGATCAGGATTACGATAAAAAGGGAACCTTTATTAAATGGAATCCAGCAGTTAAAACCGAAAAAGATCGCGATCAACTTTGGGACGCGCTTTTAGATGATAGAATAGATGTTGTTGCTACAGACCATGCACCACATACTCTTGAAGAAAAACAAAATGTATATACGCAAGCCCCGTCGGGCGGACCTTTAGTGCAGCATGCCTTACCAGCCATGTTAGAAATGCATCATCGCGGAAGAATTTCTATAGAAAAGGTCGTAGAAAAAATGTGCCATAATCCTGCAATTTTATTTAAAGTTGAAAAAAGAGGGTTTATAAAAGTGGGGCATTATGCCGATTTAGTTTTGGTAGATTTAAACAACCCATGGACAGTAACTAAAGAAAATATTTTATACAAATGCCAGTGGTCTCCATTTGAAGGCACAACATTTAAATCGCGTGTTACCCATACCTTTTTAAATGGAGAGTTAGTATATCAGAATTTTAAATTTAATAATGTAAAAGCTGCAAAACGTTTAACTTTTAACCGATGA
- a CDS encoding polyprenol monophosphomannose synthase — protein sequence MRDSIVIIPTYNEIGNIEAIIRAVFSQKKDFNILVVDDNSPDLTALKVKELQTEFPDRLFLEVRQGKSGLGTAYIHGFKWCLRHNYEYIFEMDADFSHNPTDLERLYNACAADGADLSIGSRYVTGVNVVNWPMNRVLMSYMASKYVRVITGMKIHDTTAGFVCYKRKVLETINLDKIKFVGYAFQIEMKFKAYLKDFKINEVPVIFTDRTKGESKLSSGIISEAIFGVISMKIKSIFK from the coding sequence GTGAGAGACTCTATAGTCATTATCCCTACATATAACGAGATTGGAAATATTGAAGCCATAATTAGAGCTGTATTTTCGCAAAAGAAGGACTTCAATATTCTGGTAGTCGATGATAATTCTCCAGATTTAACGGCTTTAAAAGTCAAAGAACTTCAAACCGAATTTCCGGATCGCTTGTTTTTAGAAGTAAGGCAAGGAAAGTCTGGATTAGGAACAGCGTACATTCATGGTTTTAAGTGGTGTTTAAGGCATAATTATGAATACATTTTTGAAATGGATGCCGATTTTTCTCATAATCCAACAGATCTAGAACGCTTATATAATGCTTGTGCCGCAGACGGTGCCGATTTGTCTATAGGATCGCGATATGTAACTGGTGTTAATGTGGTAAATTGGCCTATGAACAGGGTACTTATGTCTTATATGGCCTCAAAATATGTACGTGTTATTACCGGTATGAAAATTCATGATACCACGGCAGGTTTTGTATGTTATAAACGAAAAGTGTTAGAAACTATTAATTTAGATAAAATTAAGTTTGTAGGTTATGCCTTTCAAATAGAAATGAAATTTAAAGCCTATTTAAAAGACTTTAAAATTAATGAAGTTCCTGTTATTTTTACCGACAGAACAAAAGGTGAATCAAAATTAAGTTCCGGAATTATTTCAGAAGCTATTTTTGGAGTGATATCAATGAAGATAAAAAGTATATTTAAATAA
- a CDS encoding DUF4271 domain-containing protein, with product MVGLICITIAKAAFTNRFNDFSAILGNSKYLNIYSRDQKFFDKFDALLFTNFVISTAIFICICYRVLHSDLRLDPNSMLKIIFSIGVFLIIKVLFERLIASLFNMDEVIDHYIFQKTSYTNFFGMLLIPVNALLIYSITPSKLLLYFILSFLLILLVISLGTSLKRYQNLIKSNLFYFILYLCTLEIAPYVILYKFVTLY from the coding sequence ATGGTTGGGCTTATTTGCATAACCATAGCAAAAGCAGCTTTTACGAATAGATTTAACGATTTTTCTGCTATTTTAGGGAATTCAAAATATTTAAATATCTATTCGCGCGATCAAAAATTCTTCGACAAATTCGACGCTTTACTATTTACTAATTTTGTTATATCTACGGCTATTTTCATCTGTATATGTTACAGAGTACTCCATTCAGATCTTCGACTAGACCCCAATAGTATGCTTAAAATAATTTTTAGCATTGGTGTTTTTTTAATTATAAAAGTACTGTTCGAGCGGCTTATTGCAAGCTTGTTTAATATGGACGAAGTCATAGATCATTATATTTTTCAAAAAACAAGTTATACCAATTTTTTTGGCATGCTACTTATTCCCGTGAATGCGCTTTTAATTTATAGTATTACGCCATCAAAACTATTACTTTATTTTATTTTATCTTTTTTACTTATTCTGTTAGTAATTAGCCTCGGAACTTCATTAAAACGTTATCAAAACTTAATAAAATCTAACCTTTTTTATTTTATTTTGTATCTTTGCACACTCGAAATCGCACCTTACGTTATTTTGTACAAATTTGTTACTCTATACTAG
- a CDS encoding uroporphyrinogen-III synthase, which produces MKVKTILVSQPEPKIENSPYFDLQEKQKVKIDFRPFIHVEGVPAKEIRQQKVDLNNYSAIILTSRNAVDHFFRVAEEMRFKVPDTMKYFCQSEAVAYYLQKYVVYRKRKIYVGKRTFAELSPLIKKYKDEKFLLPTTDKLKPEVPEILNGLGINWKEAIFYKTVISDLSDLADVKYDILVFFSPSGIDSLFQNFPDFKQNETRIAVFGNTTIKAVEEKGLRVDIAAPTPETPSMTMALDKYIEKANKGK; this is translated from the coding sequence ATGAAAGTGAAAACAATTTTAGTCTCTCAGCCAGAACCTAAAATAGAAAATTCCCCTTATTTTGATCTTCAAGAAAAGCAAAAAGTAAAAATTGATTTCCGTCCTTTTATCCACGTAGAAGGCGTTCCCGCCAAAGAAATTAGACAGCAAAAGGTTGATCTTAACAATTATTCTGCTATTATTTTAACGAGCCGTAACGCGGTAGATCACTTTTTTAGAGTTGCTGAAGAAATGCGCTTTAAAGTTCCAGACACCATGAAATATTTCTGCCAGTCTGAAGCTGTAGCCTACTACCTTCAAAAATATGTGGTTTATAGAAAGCGTAAAATTTATGTTGGTAAACGTACGTTTGCTGAGTTATCGCCTTTAATTAAGAAATATAAAGACGAAAAGTTTTTACTTCCAACAACAGACAAACTAAAACCTGAAGTACCAGAAATTTTAAACGGTTTAGGTATTAACTGGAAAGAAGCTATCTTTTACAAAACGGTAATTAGCGATTTGTCTGATTTAGCCGATGTAAAATACGATATTTTAGTATTTTTTAGCCCTTCTGGAATTGACTCATTATTCCAAAATTTCCCAGATTTTAAGCAAAACGAAACCCGAATTGCTGTATTTGGAAACACAACTATTAAAGCCGTAGAAGAAAAAGGATTACGTGTAGATATTGCTGCACCAACTCCAGAAACTCCTTCTATGACCATGGCATTAGATAAATATATAGAAAAAGCTAACAAAGGAAAATAA
- the pckA gene encoding phosphoenolpyruvate carboxykinase (ATP) yields MVDYSQITKSISLEEYGIKNATVQYQLSSDELHDLTIEKGQGVEASSGALAVNTGEFTGRSPMDRFIVKDDVTRNRVWWSNVNIPFESSKFNALYDKVVNYLSNKEVFVRDCFACADENYKLNIRVINEYPWSNMFAYNMFLRPTEAELAEFTPEWTVVNAPGFIADPIMDGTRQHNFAILDFTRKIALIGGTGYTGEIKKGIFSALNFILPVFRNTLPMHCSANVGEKEDTAIFFGLSGTGKTTLSADPNRRLIGDDEHGWTSENTVFNFEGGCYAKVINLCEENEPDIFNAIKRGAILENVILDKNGHVNFADTSITQNTRVSYPIDHINNIAVPSIGHNPKNIFFLTADAFGVLPPISKLTPSQAAYHFMSGYTAKVAGTEAGVKEPVPSFSACFGAPFMPLHPAKYAEMLSKKMKESGVNVWLVNTGWTGGPYGIGTRMKLKYTRAMINAVLDGKLGLYNYDDYHIHSVFGVAQPRKCPGVPTDVLSPRATWNNDDAYYKTAFKLSNAFRENFKQFEGYANEEIRRGGPQRYAF; encoded by the coding sequence ATGGTAGATTATTCGCAAATTACGAAATCGATTTCGTTGGAGGAATACGGAATTAAAAATGCAACCGTTCAATATCAATTAAGCTCTGATGAATTACATGATTTAACAATTGAAAAAGGACAAGGTGTGGAAGCTTCTTCTGGTGCCTTGGCAGTAAATACGGGGGAGTTCACTGGACGTTCTCCTATGGACCGTTTTATTGTAAAAGACGACGTAACTCGAAATCGAGTGTGGTGGAGTAATGTAAACATTCCGTTCGAATCAAGTAAGTTTAATGCCTTATACGATAAGGTGGTAAATTACTTATCTAACAAGGAAGTTTTTGTTAGAGATTGTTTTGCTTGTGCCGATGAAAATTACAAGTTAAATATTCGTGTAATAAACGAATATCCTTGGAGCAATATGTTTGCGTATAATATGTTTTTAAGGCCTACAGAAGCAGAATTAGCAGAATTTACACCAGAATGGACTGTTGTAAATGCACCAGGCTTTATTGCTGATCCGATTATGGATGGCACACGCCAGCATAATTTTGCGATTTTAGATTTTACTAGAAAAATTGCCCTAATTGGAGGAACAGGATATACCGGAGAAATTAAAAAAGGGATATTCTCTGCATTAAATTTTATTCTTCCTGTGTTTAGAAATACTTTGCCAATGCATTGTAGTGCCAATGTGGGTGAAAAGGAAGATACTGCAATTTTCTTCGGACTTTCAGGTACGGGAAAAACTACATTATCTGCAGATCCTAACCGCCGTTTAATTGGCGATGATGAGCATGGTTGGACAAGTGAAAATACGGTGTTTAATTTTGAAGGTGGATGTTATGCAAAAGTGATCAATTTATGCGAAGAAAACGAGCCAGACATATTTAATGCTATTAAGCGTGGTGCAATTTTAGAGAATGTGATTTTAGATAAAAATGGTCATGTTAATTTTGCAGATACTTCGATTACTCAAAATACACGTGTAAGTTATCCGATAGATCATATAAATAATATTGCGGTACCATCAATAGGACATAATCCTAAAAATATATTTTTCTTAACTGCAGATGCTTTTGGAGTACTACCTCCAATTTCTAAGCTAACCCCTTCGCAGGCAGCTTATCATTTTATGTCTGGTTATACCGCTAAAGTGGCCGGAACAGAAGCGGGGGTTAAAGAACCAGTGCCTTCTTTCTCTGCTTGTTTTGGAGCACCATTTATGCCTTTACATCCTGCTAAATATGCAGAAATGTTGAGCAAGAAAATGAAAGAATCTGGTGTAAATGTTTGGCTTGTAAATACAGGATGGACTGGCGGTCCGTATGGTATCGGAACGCGTATGAAATTGAAATATACGCGCGCCATGATTAACGCTGTATTAGATGGTAAATTAGGGTTGTATAATTACGACGATTATCATATTCACTCTGTGTTTGGAGTAGCGCAGCCAAGAAAATGTCCGGGTGTACCTACAGATGTTTTAAGTCCGAGAGCAACTTGGAATAATGACGACGCTTATTATAAAACTGCATTTAAATTATCGAATGCGTTTAGAGAAAACTTTAAGCAGTTTGAGGGCTATGCTAACGAAGAAATTCGACGAGGCGGTCCGCAACGATATGCATTTTAA
- a CDS encoding DUF423 domain-containing protein gives MNKKILLTGGILGLLSVIIGAFAAHGLKPLISVDALQTFETGVCYQMYHALFLLFVGGTSFVSQKSKAIIFYLVLVGVLLFSGSIYGLATNTLSGFDFKTIALITPVGGLLLILGWLFAILSFLKTKNPS, from the coding sequence ATGAATAAAAAGATATTGCTTACAGGCGGAATTTTAGGTTTACTAAGTGTAATAATTGGTGCTTTTGCAGCGCATGGTTTAAAGCCCTTAATTTCGGTAGATGCTCTGCAAACCTTCGAAACGGGTGTGTGTTACCAAATGTATCATGCCTTATTTTTGTTATTTGTAGGAGGGACATCTTTTGTTTCACAGAAATCTAAGGCCATCATTTTTTACCTAGTTTTAGTTGGTGTATTGTTGTTTTCAGGGTCTATTTATGGATTGGCTACAAATACACTTTCAGGTTTCGATTTTAAAACCATTGCGCTGATAACTCCGGTTGGAGGACTACTCTTAATTTTAGGATGGCTATTTGCGATTTTATCATTTTTAAAAACAAAAAATCCGTCATAA